In Arthrobacter citreus, a genomic segment contains:
- a CDS encoding NUDIX domain-containing protein produces the protein MEKSTSEKVVCYVVQGEHLLVFTHLDVPLDVTGVQVPAGTVRLGEDPAAAAVREVLEETGLRAVVVRRLGTAAYDYSPARFETATRHFFLLSPATPAATAQRWEAGESDPEHGSGTKRWECRWMPLTQAHVLSAGLGAMVGSLYD, from the coding sequence GTGGAAAAGAGCACCAGTGAAAAAGTCGTCTGTTATGTGGTGCAGGGTGAGCACCTCCTGGTGTTCACCCACCTGGACGTTCCCCTCGACGTCACCGGGGTCCAGGTTCCAGCGGGCACCGTCCGCCTGGGCGAAGACCCCGCCGCTGCGGCGGTACGCGAAGTGCTGGAGGAGACCGGCCTCAGGGCAGTGGTGGTGCGCCGGCTCGGAACCGCCGCCTATGACTACTCCCCCGCACGGTTCGAGACAGCCACTCGGCACTTCTTCCTCCTGAGCCCCGCCACGCCTGCTGCCACCGCGCAACGGTGGGAAGCCGGCGAGTCCGATCCGGAACACGGCAGCGGGACCAAGCGCTGGGAGTGCCGGTGGATGCCGCTGACGCAGGCTCATGTACTGTCCGCCGGCCTGGGGGCCATGGTGGGATCCCTTTACGACTAG
- the hisD gene encoding histidinol dehydrogenase, with product MEDVTSSSSVLAFESFRTIDLRGQHLTPAGLKNAMPRAETTTEVASDAVAGIIADVRARGFDALSELAARFDGVEQDHPLVPREAMKAALAQLDPAIREALEESIRRARLFAEAQRPQNTELRIGPGANVSQNWLPVGRVGLYVPGGLAVYPSSVVMNVVPAQAAGVRSLAVASPPQKEFSGLPHPTILAAAELLGIEEVYAMGGAQAIAAFAYGIPAAGSNPELAPVDVVTGPGNVYVATAKRLVKGVVGIDAEAGPTEIAILADGGANPRLIAADLISQAEHDPNAASVLVTDSPELAERVREELGLQVPATRHSARVETALSGAQSGTILVDDLDQGIAVCNAYGAEHLEIQTAGAAADAARITSAGAVFVGNYSPVSLGDYCSGSNHVLPTAGTAAFSSGLNVTTFMHAIQVINYDRAALQEVTGHVVALSRAEDLPAHGDAVSIRFES from the coding sequence ATGGAAGACGTGACTTCCTCCAGTTCAGTCCTCGCCTTCGAATCTTTCCGAACCATCGACCTGCGCGGGCAGCATCTGACCCCGGCCGGCCTGAAGAACGCGATGCCGCGCGCGGAAACCACCACCGAGGTGGCCTCCGACGCCGTCGCCGGCATCATTGCCGATGTCCGCGCCCGCGGCTTCGACGCCCTTAGCGAGCTGGCAGCCCGGTTCGACGGCGTGGAACAGGACCACCCCCTGGTGCCGCGGGAAGCCATGAAGGCGGCGCTGGCGCAGCTTGATCCTGCCATCCGGGAAGCCCTGGAAGAATCCATCCGCCGGGCGCGGCTCTTTGCTGAGGCCCAGCGCCCGCAGAACACCGAGCTGCGGATTGGCCCCGGCGCCAACGTTTCGCAGAACTGGCTTCCGGTGGGCCGCGTGGGCCTGTACGTTCCAGGCGGCCTGGCCGTATATCCGTCTTCCGTGGTCATGAACGTGGTTCCGGCGCAGGCAGCCGGCGTCCGCTCGCTGGCAGTGGCATCACCGCCGCAAAAGGAATTCAGCGGCCTGCCCCACCCGACCATCCTGGCCGCGGCGGAACTGCTGGGCATCGAAGAGGTGTACGCGATGGGCGGCGCCCAGGCTATCGCGGCCTTTGCCTACGGCATTCCGGCCGCCGGTTCCAACCCCGAGCTGGCTCCGGTGGACGTTGTCACCGGACCGGGCAACGTGTACGTCGCCACGGCCAAGCGCCTGGTGAAGGGTGTTGTGGGAATCGATGCCGAAGCCGGCCCCACCGAGATCGCCATCCTGGCCGACGGCGGGGCAAATCCGCGCCTCATCGCCGCCGATCTCATCAGCCAGGCTGAGCATGACCCCAACGCCGCGTCCGTCCTTGTCACCGATTCCCCGGAACTGGCCGAACGCGTCCGGGAGGAACTGGGCCTGCAGGTTCCGGCCACCCGGCACAGCGCCCGCGTGGAAACCGCGCTTTCCGGCGCCCAGTCCGGAACCATCCTCGTGGATGACCTGGACCAGGGGATTGCCGTCTGCAACGCCTACGGTGCGGAGCACCTGGAAATCCAAACGGCCGGTGCGGCGGCTGATGCTGCCCGGATCACCAGTGCCGGGGCGGTCTTTGTCGGAAACTACAGCCCGGTCAGCCTCGGCGACTACTGCTCCGGGTCAAACCACGTCCTTCCCACCGCGGGAACCGCTGCCTTCTCCTCCGGACTGAACGTCACCACCTTCATGCACGCCATCCAGGTCATCAACTATGACCGTGCTGCCCTGCAGGAAGTCACCGGCCACGTTGTGGCGCTGTCCCGGGCGGAGGATCTCCCTGCCCACGGAGACGCGGTGTCCATTCGGTTCGAATCCTGA
- a CDS encoding helix-hairpin-helix domain-containing protein, giving the protein MTTDLDSLPRIGAPATRGLNAAGYTSLKELADADHAELSKLHGVGPKALRIIEEALQDHGLALR; this is encoded by the coding sequence ATGACAACGGATCTGGACAGCCTGCCCCGGATCGGAGCGCCGGCAACGCGGGGGCTCAACGCTGCCGGCTATACGTCCCTGAAGGAGTTGGCGGACGCCGACCACGCCGAGCTGTCAAAGCTGCACGGCGTCGGCCCCAAGGCACTGCGCATCATCGAAGAAGCCCTCCAGGACCACGGCCTCGCCCTGCGGTAG
- the ppgK gene encoding polyphosphate--glucose phosphotransferase has protein sequence MAKKHKSKHGDGNAVIGIDIGGTGIKGGIVDLTKGKLIGERFRIPTPQPATPEAVAGVVGQIVAELSSRPEGPGPDVPVGVTFPAIIQHGVARSAANVDKSWVDTDVDALLTNALNREVQVMNDADAAGLAEARYGAGRGIDGTVLVITLGTGIGSALIHQGVLIPNAELGHLEIDGYDAESRASASARERDDISWEEYAKRLQRYFSHVEFLFSPDLFVVGGGISKRSEDFLPLLDLRTPLVTANLKNNAGIVGAALQAAMHFKYIK, from the coding sequence ATGGCCAAGAAACATAAGAGCAAGCACGGCGACGGCAACGCGGTCATCGGCATTGATATCGGCGGCACCGGCATCAAGGGCGGCATTGTCGACCTGACCAAGGGCAAGCTGATCGGTGAGCGGTTCCGCATTCCCACGCCGCAGCCTGCCACCCCCGAGGCCGTGGCCGGCGTGGTGGGACAGATCGTCGCCGAGCTGTCCTCGCGTCCGGAGGGGCCGGGCCCCGATGTTCCTGTCGGAGTCACTTTCCCGGCCATCATCCAGCACGGTGTGGCACGCTCCGCGGCGAACGTGGACAAGAGCTGGGTGGACACCGATGTGGACGCGCTGCTCACCAATGCGCTGAACCGCGAGGTCCAGGTCATGAATGATGCTGATGCCGCCGGGCTGGCCGAAGCACGCTACGGCGCCGGCCGCGGCATCGACGGCACCGTTCTGGTGATCACCCTGGGCACCGGAATCGGCTCCGCCCTGATCCACCAGGGCGTTCTGATTCCCAATGCGGAACTGGGACACCTGGAAATTGACGGGTACGACGCCGAAAGCCGGGCTTCCGCCTCAGCCCGCGAACGCGATGACATCAGCTGGGAAGAGTACGCCAAGCGCCTGCAGCGCTACTTCTCCCACGTGGAGTTCCTGTTCTCCCCGGACCTGTTTGTGGTTGGCGGCGGCATCTCCAAGCGCAGCGAGGATTTCCTGCCGCTGCTGGACCTGCGCACGCCGCTGGTGACCGCCAACCTCAAGAACAATGCGGGCATCGTGGGTGCTGCCCTTCAGGCGGCAATGCACTTCAAGTACATCAAGTAG
- the dnaE gene encoding DNA polymerase III subunit alpha: protein MLDGAARLTDLFSHADELGMNAVATTDHGFVFGAFDFWNKARNAGIKPIIGVEAYLTPGTARADKTRVKWGDGGRNDVSGAGAYTHMTMWAETTEGMHNLFRMSSLASLEGFLYKPRMDRDLLQTYGKGLIATTGCPSGEVQTKLRLGQYREAVQAASDFRDIFGADNFFCEIMDHGLDIERNVQADLFKLAKELQLPLVATNDLHYTHAEDASAHAALLCVQSGSSLADPKRFKFDADEFYLKSPAEMRAIFRDYPEACDNTLLIAERCDVEFNTNANYMPRFPCPEGENEESWFVKEVEAGLHRRYPNGITDAVRKRADYEVGIIAQMGFPGYFLVVADFINWAKANGIRVGPGRGSGAGSMAAYAMGITDLDPLQHGLIFERFLNPDRVSMPDFDVDFDDRRRSEVIHYVTEKYGDERVAMIVTYGTIKAKQALKDSSRVMGYPFSVGERLTKAMPPDVMGKGLSLADVHNKEAKRYGEAEELRELLRTDPDSQRVFDTALGLEGLKRQWGVHAAGVIMSSDPLIDIIPIMRRDQDGQVITQFDYPTCEGLGLIKMDFLGLRNLTIVSDAVENIKNNRGEDLVLEDLPLDLKPAYDLLASGDTLGVFQLDGGPMRSLLKSMRPDNFEDISAVIALYRPGPMGANSHTNYALRKTGQQEITPIHPELEEPLAEILGTTYGLIVYQEQVMAIAQKVAGFSLGQADILRRAMGKKKKSELDKQYAGFHQGMIDRGYSEAAIKALWDILLPFSDYAFNKAHSAAYGVVSYWTAYLKAVYPAEYMAALLTSVGDDKDKLAMYLNECRKMGITVLPPDVNESSVNFTPVGTDIRFGMGAIRNVGANVVQSMVSAREEKGAFTNFKDFLMKVPAVVCNKRTIESLIKAGAFDSMGHARRPLAMIHEEAIDSVVVLKRNEAVGQFDLFAAIADVEPEDSISIEIPDLPEWEKKDKLSFERDMLGLYVSDHPLQGLEGILSQHADSSITNIVGEEGPPDGAIVTIAGMITSLQRRIAKNSGNAYARCEIEDLAGSMEVMFFGQVYGPIAAVLAEDLIVVVRGRLQRRDDGAVTLNAQELTVPDLSEGHSGPVVISMATYKATETVVTQLGDVLRTHPGTSEVQIRLNGSRSVEVMKLGVDMRVNPTPSLFGDLKVLLGPACLDA from the coding sequence CGATCATCGGCGTCGAGGCCTACCTCACCCCGGGCACGGCCCGCGCGGACAAGACCCGCGTGAAGTGGGGCGACGGCGGCCGCAACGACGTTTCCGGTGCCGGCGCCTACACGCACATGACCATGTGGGCCGAAACCACCGAGGGCATGCACAACCTCTTCCGGATGTCCTCCCTGGCGTCCCTGGAGGGTTTCCTCTACAAGCCGCGCATGGACCGGGACCTGCTGCAGACCTACGGCAAGGGCCTGATCGCCACCACCGGTTGCCCGTCCGGTGAAGTCCAGACCAAGCTGCGGCTGGGCCAGTACCGCGAAGCCGTCCAGGCGGCGTCGGACTTCCGTGACATCTTCGGCGCGGATAACTTCTTTTGCGAAATCATGGACCACGGCCTGGACATCGAGCGCAACGTGCAGGCGGACCTGTTCAAGCTCGCCAAGGAGCTGCAGCTGCCGCTGGTGGCCACCAATGACCTGCACTACACCCACGCCGAAGACGCCTCAGCGCACGCCGCCCTGCTCTGCGTGCAGTCCGGGTCCTCGCTGGCGGACCCGAAGCGCTTCAAATTCGACGCCGACGAGTTCTACCTGAAGTCCCCGGCGGAAATGCGGGCCATCTTCCGCGATTACCCCGAGGCCTGCGACAACACGCTGCTCATTGCCGAGCGCTGCGACGTCGAATTCAACACCAACGCCAACTACATGCCGCGTTTCCCCTGCCCGGAGGGGGAGAACGAGGAATCGTGGTTCGTCAAGGAAGTCGAAGCCGGCCTGCACCGCCGCTACCCGAACGGGATCACTGACGCCGTGCGCAAGCGCGCGGATTACGAAGTGGGCATCATTGCCCAGATGGGCTTCCCGGGCTACTTCCTCGTGGTGGCCGACTTCATCAACTGGGCCAAGGCCAACGGAATCCGCGTGGGTCCGGGCCGAGGCTCCGGTGCCGGTTCCATGGCCGCCTACGCCATGGGCATCACCGACCTGGACCCGCTGCAGCACGGCCTGATCTTTGAGCGGTTCCTGAACCCGGACCGCGTCTCCATGCCTGACTTCGACGTCGACTTCGATGATCGGCGCCGCTCCGAGGTGATCCATTACGTCACCGAGAAGTACGGCGACGAGCGCGTGGCCATGATTGTCACCTACGGCACCATCAAGGCCAAGCAGGCCCTGAAGGACTCCTCCCGCGTCATGGGGTACCCGTTCTCCGTGGGGGAGCGCCTGACCAAGGCCATGCCGCCGGACGTCATGGGCAAGGGGCTGTCCCTGGCCGACGTCCATAACAAGGAAGCCAAGCGGTACGGCGAGGCCGAGGAACTGCGCGAACTGCTGCGCACCGACCCCGACTCCCAGCGCGTTTTTGACACCGCCCTCGGGCTCGAAGGCCTAAAGCGCCAGTGGGGCGTGCACGCCGCCGGCGTCATCATGTCCTCGGATCCGCTGATCGATATCATCCCGATCATGCGCCGTGACCAGGACGGGCAGGTCATCACGCAGTTCGACTACCCCACCTGCGAAGGCCTGGGGCTGATCAAGATGGACTTCCTCGGCCTGCGGAACCTGACGATCGTTTCCGACGCCGTGGAGAACATCAAGAACAACCGCGGCGAGGACCTGGTCCTAGAGGACCTGCCGCTGGACCTCAAACCCGCCTACGACCTGCTGGCCAGCGGTGACACCCTTGGCGTGTTCCAGCTCGACGGCGGGCCCATGCGGTCGCTGCTCAAGAGCATGCGCCCGGATAACTTCGAAGATATCTCCGCCGTCATCGCCCTGTACCGGCCCGGCCCCATGGGTGCGAACTCGCACACCAACTACGCGCTGCGTAAAACCGGGCAGCAGGAGATCACTCCGATCCACCCTGAGCTCGAGGAACCGCTGGCGGAGATCCTGGGCACGACCTACGGCCTGATCGTGTATCAGGAGCAGGTGATGGCCATTGCCCAGAAGGTGGCAGGCTTCAGCCTTGGCCAGGCCGACATCCTGCGCCGTGCCATGGGTAAGAAGAAGAAATCGGAGCTGGATAAGCAGTACGCCGGTTTCCACCAGGGCATGATTGACCGCGGCTACTCGGAGGCCGCCATCAAGGCGCTCTGGGACATCCTGCTGCCCTTCTCCGACTACGCCTTCAACAAAGCGCACTCGGCCGCCTACGGCGTGGTTTCCTACTGGACCGCGTACCTGAAGGCCGTGTACCCGGCCGAATACATGGCCGCCCTGCTCACCTCCGTGGGTGATGACAAGGACAAGCTGGCCATGTACCTGAACGAGTGCCGCAAGATGGGCATCACCGTGCTGCCGCCGGACGTCAACGAATCCAGCGTGAACTTCACCCCGGTCGGCACCGACATCCGCTTCGGCATGGGCGCCATCCGCAACGTGGGTGCCAACGTGGTGCAGTCCATGGTCTCCGCCCGTGAGGAAAAGGGTGCGTTCACCAACTTCAAGGACTTCCTGATGAAGGTCCCTGCGGTGGTGTGCAACAAGCGCACCATCGAATCGCTGATCAAGGCCGGCGCCTTTGACTCGATGGGCCATGCCCGGCGTCCGCTGGCCATGATCCATGAAGAGGCAATCGATTCCGTCGTCGTCCTCAAACGCAACGAGGCGGTGGGGCAGTTCGACCTCTTCGCCGCCATCGCGGATGTGGAGCCTGAGGACTCGATCAGCATCGAGATCCCGGACCTGCCGGAGTGGGAGAAGAAGGACAAGCTGTCCTTCGAGCGCGACATGCTCGGCCTGTACGTCTCCGATCATCCGCTGCAGGGACTCGAGGGCATCCTGAGCCAGCACGCGGATTCCTCCATCACCAACATCGTGGGCGAGGAAGGCCCGCCCGACGGCGCCATTGTCACCATTGCGGGCATGATCACGTCGCTGCAGCGCCGGATCGCCAAGAACAGCGGCAACGCCTATGCCCGCTGTGAGATCGAGGACCTGGCCGGATCCATGGAGGTCATGTTCTTCGGGCAGGTCTATGGACCGATCGCGGCCGTGCTAGCCGAGGACCTGATTGTGGTGGTCCGCGGCCGGCTGCAGCGCCGCGACGACGGCGCCGTGACCCTGAACGCGCAGGAACTGACGGTGCCGGACCTCAGCGAGGGCCACTCCGGCCCCGTGGTGATTTCGATGGCCACCTACAAGGCCACGGAAACGGTGGTGACGCAGCTCGGCGACGTGCTCCGCACCCATCCGGGCACGTCCGAGGTGCAGATTCGTTTGAATGGGTCCCGCAGCGTGGAGGTCATGAAACTGGGTGTCGACATGCGGGTGAATCCCACGCCGTCGTTGTTCGGTGACCTGAAGGTGCTCCTCGGACCGGCCTGCCTGGACGCCTAA
- a CDS encoding SPOR domain-containing protein — MAEYWFNVVTHEVEKGPQSDWTKLLGPYPTPEEAELALQKVQQRNEAWDKEDEENRNW, encoded by the coding sequence ATGGCTGAGTACTGGTTCAACGTTGTCACCCACGAGGTCGAAAAGGGCCCGCAGTCTGACTGGACCAAGCTGCTGGGCCCGTATCCCACCCCTGAGGAAGCAGAGCTTGCGCTGCAGAAGGTCCAGCAGCGCAACGAGGCCTGGGACAAGGAAGACGAAGAAAACCGCAACTGGTAA
- the panB gene encoding 3-methyl-2-oxobutanoate hydroxymethyltransferase: MSDAEHPAPYAAGPGSSESTKPAGPRRIRIPHLQQMKDSGQHFAMLTAYDQYTAGIFDEAGIEVLLVGDSAANNVMGHATTLPITLDEMIVFARSVTAGASRSLVVCDLPFGSYEVSPEQAVQSSIRLLKEGLVHAVKMEGGAFYAPHVRALTAAGIPVMAHVGFTPQSEHALGGYRVQGRGDARRAVLDDAAALAEAGAFCVLMEMVPADVAAEVDAAVAVPTIGIGAGNATTGQVLVWQDMAGMRGGTMPRFVKQFADVRSVLSQAARTYADEVRGGTFPGPEHSF; the protein is encoded by the coding sequence ATGAGTGACGCCGAGCACCCCGCCCCCTACGCCGCCGGACCTGGCTCTTCCGAAAGCACCAAACCCGCCGGTCCGCGCCGCATCCGCATCCCGCACCTGCAGCAGATGAAGGACTCCGGGCAGCATTTCGCGATGCTCACCGCCTATGACCAGTACACGGCCGGCATCTTCGACGAGGCGGGCATCGAGGTGCTGCTGGTGGGTGACTCAGCGGCCAACAACGTGATGGGGCACGCCACCACCCTGCCGATCACGCTGGACGAGATGATTGTGTTTGCCCGGTCGGTGACCGCCGGTGCCAGCAGGTCGCTGGTGGTCTGCGATCTGCCCTTCGGTTCCTACGAAGTGTCACCGGAGCAGGCCGTTCAGTCCTCCATCCGGCTGCTCAAGGAAGGGCTGGTGCACGCGGTGAAGATGGAAGGCGGCGCCTTCTACGCACCGCACGTGCGCGCCCTCACTGCAGCGGGAATCCCCGTGATGGCGCATGTGGGGTTCACCCCGCAGAGCGAGCACGCCCTGGGCGGCTACCGGGTCCAGGGCCGCGGCGATGCACGCCGCGCGGTGCTCGACGACGCCGCCGCACTGGCGGAGGCGGGTGCCTTCTGCGTCCTCATGGAAATGGTGCCGGCCGACGTCGCCGCCGAGGTGGATGCCGCCGTCGCCGTCCCCACCATCGGCATCGGAGCCGGCAACGCCACCACCGGCCAGGTGCTGGTCTGGCAGGACATGGCCGGGATGCGCGGCGGCACCATGCCAAGGTTCGTCAAACAGTTCGCCGACGTCCGGTCAGTGCTCTCCCAAGCGGCCAGGACGTACGCGGACGAGGTTCGCGGCGGCACCTTTCCCGGGCCCGAGCACAGCTTCTGA
- the nrdR gene encoding transcriptional regulator NrdR has protein sequence MYCPFCRNADSRVVDSRLADDGSAIRRRRQCPECGRRFSTVETTSLSVIKRSGVGEPFSRGKVINGVRKACQGRPVSEDDLAMLAQEVEESIRASGVAEIDAHEVGLAILKPLQKLDQVAYLRFASVYQAFESLEDFEAAIAELRGESARQGAVPAGSQRPLSAR, from the coding sequence ATGTACTGTCCGTTCTGCCGCAACGCTGATTCCCGCGTCGTCGACAGCCGCCTGGCCGACGACGGATCCGCCATCCGACGCCGCCGCCAGTGTCCCGAATGCGGGCGCAGGTTCAGCACGGTGGAGACCACCAGCCTGAGCGTCATTAAGCGTTCCGGTGTCGGCGAGCCCTTCAGCCGCGGCAAGGTCATCAATGGTGTGCGCAAGGCATGCCAGGGGCGGCCCGTGAGCGAGGATGACCTGGCCATGCTGGCGCAGGAGGTCGAGGAATCGATCCGTGCCAGCGGTGTGGCTGAAATTGATGCGCATGAGGTGGGACTGGCCATCCTCAAGCCGCTGCAGAAGCTGGACCAGGTGGCCTATCTGCGGTTCGCGAGCGTGTATCAGGCTTTCGAATCGCTGGAAGACTTCGAAGCAGCGATAGCTGAACTCCGCGGGGAATCCGCGCGTCAGGGCGCCGTTCCGGCCGGATCCCAGCGGCCGCTCAGCGCCCGCTGA
- the map gene encoding type I methionyl aminopeptidase, with protein MPHTLATAPLGHLTPGTVSPRLPVPASIARPEYVGKEAPVPFTGSEVKSAETIEKIRIASKIAAQAIVEVGKHIVPGVTTDELDRVGHEFLLDHKAYPSTLGYRGFPKSLCSSVNEVICHGIPDTTVLEDGDIINIDITAYINGVHGDTNWTFLVGDVDEESRLLVERTSESLRRAIKAVMPGREINVIGRTIESYAKRFGYGVVRDFTGHGVGEAFHTGLIIPHYDAAPAYSRLIEPGMVFTIEPMLTLGTIEWDMWDDDWTVLTKDRKRTAQFEHTLLVTDTGAEVLTLP; from the coding sequence ATGCCCCACACTCTTGCCACCGCACCCCTCGGCCACCTCACTCCGGGAACTGTGAGCCCCCGCCTGCCGGTTCCCGCGTCCATCGCGCGGCCGGAATATGTGGGCAAGGAAGCTCCCGTCCCGTTCACCGGTTCCGAGGTCAAGTCAGCCGAGACCATCGAGAAGATCCGCATCGCCAGCAAAATCGCAGCCCAGGCGATCGTGGAGGTGGGCAAGCACATCGTCCCCGGCGTCACCACCGACGAGCTCGACCGGGTTGGCCACGAATTCCTCCTGGACCACAAGGCCTACCCGTCAACCCTGGGATACCGGGGTTTCCCGAAGTCCCTGTGCTCCTCGGTCAATGAGGTCATCTGCCACGGCATTCCGGACACCACGGTGCTTGAAGACGGCGACATCATCAACATCGATATCACCGCTTACATCAACGGCGTGCATGGCGACACGAACTGGACGTTCCTGGTGGGCGACGTGGATGAAGAGTCCCGCCTGCTGGTGGAGCGCACCTCCGAATCCCTCCGGCGGGCCATCAAGGCGGTCATGCCGGGCCGGGAAATCAACGTTATTGGCCGCACCATCGAGTCCTACGCCAAGCGCTTCGGCTATGGCGTGGTCCGCGATTTCACGGGCCACGGAGTGGGCGAAGCGTTCCACACCGGCCTGATCATTCCCCACTACGACGCCGCGCCGGCCTACAGCCGTCTGATCGAACCGGGAATGGTGTTTACCATTGAGCCTATGCTCACACTTGGCACCATCGAGTGGGACATGTGGGATGACGATTGGACCGTCCTCACCAAGGACCGCAAACGAACCGCCCAATTTGAGCACACCCTGCTGGTCACGGATACCGGCGCTGAAGTTTTGACCCTCCCCTGA
- the glnA gene encoding type I glutamate--ammonia ligase — protein sequence MNRQQEFVLRTIEERDVRFVRLWFTDVVGTLKSVALAPAEVEGAFEEGLGFDGSSIEGLARVFESDMLAQPDPSTFQILPWRGDSEQTSRMFCDVLTPDGQPSAADPRNVLKRQLAKAADMGFTCYTHPEIEFYLLKSDELGPDGEPVPVDRAGYFDHVPGGVAQDFRRTAVSMLEAVGISVEFSHHEAGPGQNEIDLRYADALQTADNIMTFRTVVKEVALTTNCYATFMPKPFSDHPGSGMHTHLSLFEGDTNAFFEAGAEFQLSKTARQFIAGVLRHAPEFTAVTNQFVNSYKRLWGGGEAPSYVSWGHNNRSALVRVPLYKPGKGQSARIEYRGIDSAANPYLSYAVLLGAGLKGIEEGYELPAGAEDDVESLSAAERRAMGLDPLPASLHDAVRAMEESELVADILGEQVFENFLRNKRAEWNEYRQHVTQFELRKNLGIL from the coding sequence ATGAACCGCCAGCAGGAATTCGTTTTGCGCACCATCGAAGAGCGAGACGTCCGGTTTGTGCGGTTGTGGTTTACCGATGTTGTCGGCACCCTGAAATCCGTGGCCCTGGCTCCGGCCGAGGTTGAAGGCGCCTTCGAGGAAGGCCTGGGCTTTGACGGTTCCTCGATCGAGGGCTTGGCCCGTGTCTTCGAATCGGACATGCTGGCCCAGCCGGACCCCTCCACCTTCCAGATCCTGCCGTGGCGCGGGGACTCCGAGCAGACATCACGCATGTTCTGCGACGTCCTCACCCCGGACGGCCAGCCCTCCGCCGCGGACCCGCGCAACGTGCTCAAGCGCCAGCTGGCCAAGGCCGCTGACATGGGCTTTACCTGCTACACCCACCCCGAGATCGAGTTCTACCTGCTGAAGTCCGATGAGCTGGGCCCCGACGGCGAGCCCGTCCCGGTGGACCGGGCCGGCTACTTCGACCACGTCCCCGGCGGCGTGGCCCAGGACTTCCGCCGCACCGCGGTGTCCATGCTTGAAGCCGTGGGCATCTCGGTGGAGTTCAGCCACCACGAGGCCGGCCCCGGTCAGAACGAAATTGACCTCCGGTACGCGGATGCGCTGCAGACGGCGGACAACATCATGACGTTCCGCACCGTGGTCAAGGAAGTGGCACTGACCACCAACTGCTACGCCACGTTCATGCCAAAGCCCTTCTCCGACCACCCCGGCTCCGGCATGCACACGCACCTCTCGCTGTTCGAGGGTGACACCAACGCGTTCTTCGAGGCCGGCGCGGAATTCCAGCTGTCCAAGACGGCACGCCAGTTCATCGCCGGCGTGCTCCGCCACGCTCCGGAATTCACCGCGGTGACCAACCAGTTCGTGAACTCCTACAAGCGGCTCTGGGGCGGCGGCGAGGCGCCCAGCTACGTGTCCTGGGGCCACAATAACCGCTCAGCGCTGGTCCGGGTTCCGCTGTACAAGCCCGGCAAGGGCCAGTCCGCGCGCATCGAGTACCGGGGCATTGACTCCGCCGCCAACCCCTACCTCTCCTACGCGGTGCTGCTCGGCGCCGGGCTCAAGGGCATTGAAGAGGGCTATGAGCTTCCCGCCGGGGCTGAGGACGACGTCGAGAGCCTCTCGGCGGCCGAACGGCGCGCCATGGGCCTGGATCCGCTGCCGGCCTCACTGCATGACGCCGTGCGGGCCATGGAGGAGTCGGAACTGGTGGCCGATATCCTCGGCGAGCAGGTGTTCGAGAACTTCCTGCGGAACAAGCGCGCCGAATGGAACGAATACCGCCAGCACGTCACACAGTTCGAGCTGCGGAAAAACCTGGGCATTCTCTAG